The window ATTTGCAGTTATCCAGATAAGCTCACGTGTTAGTGGAGTACATGCAGGAGCCATCTGGAAAAATTCTCGGattaattttctttgcttattCCCGTTCGAAAGACTTTAAAGGATCTAGAATTTGCTCGTCGAAAAtctaatctatttttttttcttttctagcTTACAAACAACtttgacataaaaaataaaattgatttaaaccaaaatttaatcAGATTTTTGCCTGATTTTTATGAAGGGACGACTTTCGAACAGGAAAATGCaaagaaatcgaatttttggcTACAGATGCGCTTGCATGTGCTCCCCTGTGTGAAATTAGTGATCAAGagatagtttttttaacattttaaaaataatactagaaAAAATGGCATAGATTTGGGCGTTTATAAATACTGACACAGAGTAGAAATATTTTGGCAAAgctgaaaaataatattgcactataaaaaatttagtcttcAAGTTACATGAAAATTTGTAACGAGACTCGAATCCCCTACGATTCTAAAtataagcaaaataaatttaagaaagacGTATTGTGAGCCTCAAcgaaaaatctttgaaaacgTTTCGCTTATATTTAGTATCATTGTCAGCTAATTTCACacacatattaattaaattaaaccaaAGCAGAGCTTTATCTTTCTCCCAATCTTTTGAAAGATAAAACAAAGCTGTTTTTTAGtacgtgttaaaaaaaattctttgctaaaactaaataattatttggtccacttttttttttaataaatttttctttatcacatGTTAAAAATGACTCCTGAATTATTGGAAGCGATTCATGAAGACtttcatgttaaaaattattagtttttttttgtgtgagaGAAAATGAACAGcccaaaatttgtaaataaccaGGATCTGactcacaaaaaaattgaaacgattttatttttggCATCACATCGACATCGACAATACTACAATTTTTTATCCGGATCAATTTAGCTTATCTTTATCTCATCATCAGATATTTTACTCGACTCGTAATTTCTTTATCATTCTATGAAGAAAATTGAAAGCCCGACTGTCAAAAGACGGAAAAGCTACCAATCATGGAATGAATATATCACACTTCCAAAAAACACAGTTAACTATGAGATAAAATGATTGGAAATGATTGTGTATCGCACTTCAAATCCGAGCTACCAAAAAAGTTCAACAGCTGCTAACTCAACCCAAGTTCAGTCGATCCAACTAacttgcaaaaatttaaaacgattgGAGCGAGTTAGAATCGTTCCAATCCAACCCTTTGATGTTCTAGTTTATCTTTTGACGATCAGACTTTCTTTTTGTGAAAAAGTCAGGGCGCAGAATATCTTTGGCCTctgatgtgaaaaaaaaaacactttatacGTAAATTGAGAAAATCTAAAAAGCCAGAAGGGCgtaagttttgtttttgatgTCTAGATGAatgaaaccaaaataaaaagaatcgaacctttttttaaatgcctttttcaaaattggaatgtgacaattacaaaatttgaacagaaataattaatacccgtaataattaagtaaaattaattaataaattcttacAAACTAGAATTCTATGTGACTTTTAAACTTTCTTTCTActtctttcaaatatttcaccgaattaattaacaaaaactaattaaaaaaacatgatcatcacttaaaaaactaaaataaaataaaaataaaatttgttttggtatTGTTTCATTTGGAATTAGACTTTGCTCTCTGGACCGATTGTACTTGGATGCAAAAATGATTGACATAAACGATTTATGTGAATTGCACATAAATGCCCAAAATATTTGTACCATTCTAGGGTTTTGCCCCTGAAAAAACAATAACcaagttattatttaaacatcatGAAAGTGTACGCTGTTCCATTTCTGGAACTATGAGAACTTACTTGATATCCATACGAGCTAAATATAGAATTCTGGATTTACCAGAACCACATGGCTCAATTAAGTAACGTGAGGCCAATATTAAACCTCGTACAGCACCTGTAGATAACGGAGCGTCTGGATGTTCCACAGATGTTTCCACAATCATGCACGCAGATTTTTGTAACTGTGTTTTCCAACtcctaaaaaaaatcaataattttaaaggttgctttcatcgaaatcgatccttttttttttggacattAGGTCAACCTGGAAATGTTAGGgaattttaatattctggaacagaTAGGGAACTGTAGTATGGGTCAAAAATGGACTTGAACCAgagattttcaaattataatcaagAAAAAGTCAaggaatttcataaaaacaattcGAAATACAATAGAAGCGAATAGAAATCGAAATACAATACCGTATAACACAAAAATCCCGATGAAATAATGGTTTAATACCCTCAGAATCCAACACATACTGATAAACATCGGTTTCGGCATCTAATCGTTTCACGACATGCGCCGAAATACATGTTTCATCCCATAACGTGCGTTCAGTTAGAATACGTTGCAACACTTCACTGGGAGGCGCTTCCACTTCCGTACATACCCGCCATAATTCTAGAGGATGTTCGTCACCAACCTTTTTGTATGATATATCGATATGTGGTCGATACGGATTGTAAATACTGACCCAGCCCAAActtctaaaaaagaaaatgggaaactttacttatttttttttaattatcacattTTGAAGTTTGCTTTCATTTTCTCCAGATTTTAAGTGTGAATGTGACTTTAGGGTGTACAGATGGATCACATTTTATTGCTATTGagtttttttggataaaattatcCACAATTTTAATGAGtgtaaatttccaaaatttaacaaaacttaCTTTTCTTTAGCAACTTTTAATAAGGCAGCCATACATAATTCTTGATATTCTTTCCAATCTTGATTTAAATTCGATCCTAAATTCGACAACGTAACTGGTACAGCGTCttccaaataattaaaatgacatTGCACAACTAAATCCACTGTTATCTGCGGAGAGAAAATACAATTTCGTTCAAAAAATTActtggaaaatgttttaaaatggcGGTGATTGAATAAAACATACCGTAAATAGTTCAGTATTATGTACAATGAAATGCAATAAACATTCATGAGCTGCCCGATTGTCTTCCAATTCTTGTTGACTGGGTGTGCCAGTATTACCGCCAGTATTCCGAAAATGGAATAATGTTGGCACCAGACATACAGCTAAATTACTGGGAGTCATTTGATTGATGTGCGAATACAACGAAACATCATGCAGCAAATCTAACAATACTTGTAACGCTTCGGAATTCTCATCTggcaacaataataataccCATTGTACGGCTTCCGTTCGACATTCTAACGGTACATctgaaattcaattaaaaaaaaataggacccaaaattcataaaaattctgTTCActgacaagcttttattgtactaaaaagtacaaaataatatctATGGGTAAGTTAATTagacttacattgaaatattaaaataagcgTTTCAGATAATTTATTTGTGAGAAGTACTTCTGGTAATTCACGAAAATACTGTTTAATCATGTCAGCAACATCGAATGCCTGTTGATCACTGAAATCCACATGCGTtgacatattttcaataattgtttttaatttttgtattcgaGATTTAACGCCAGATTTCCGAAACAATCCAATTTGTTCCATTGCATTGTCACGTAAATAACTGATTGCGGCCGTTATACCATTGGGTAAAGCTTTACCATTTCTTTGTTGTAATATTGATAGCGGTACTCCAAATGCTTTCTTGTCTGAAAATCAATAATCGAATCATTACAACGAGGCTATACTACTGACAGTTACAGTGGCAGTGACTTATTTGTGGAACTTACTACACTTGGCAAGTATCAATTACGAGCAAAGGTTCCGCATTCACTCAAAATGTTAAAAGGATCAAAATGTTCTTGGTGTGTGAACTTAAAATAGTCTCTATTTACCTTTAAAATCggattgtttcaattttttctttaatttcggTAACTCCCAATTCCATCCAGTACGATGTGTCGGACAATATTCTTCCAAAAtcgttttcaatttaatattcgCCAATTTTCGTAGCATATGTAATTGTCCGCATGATAAGCTTGCCAACGGTCGTGTCcgtggttttattttaaattgatgttGCCAATTATCGGATAAATCATTAATATTGATCTTAACATTATCATGATGTGTATGATGCTCATGCGTATTATCAAAACAATATGTGGGAGGTGTATCCGTTAGCGGTGATTCTGGATAATCAACATCAAATTGAAAGTGTTCGCTTGAATCCATTGGTAAGATACATTTTAGTTTAACATCATCCTGATCAATATTGTCCTGATTCTCACGTGCTGTTATCACCAAGCCACctaaaaatggataataaagaTAACGATAACAAAGATAACAAAAGACAAGCTTAAAAAAGACTCGGCTCAATTTGATCCTTCTGATACTCGAGGCTGTCTTTTGAAAACCAGGCTTTTTTCGGAGATTTTAATGATTACGTTAAACGTTACGTTATTACGAGTTTTTCTccatcttttatttaaaaggcACCATTCTTCAGATTACATCATAGCCGGAAGTGAACCCGACTACCGAATGGACAATACTCCTGAGGATACGTGAACGTAACGTGAGCATAGAATTAGATTCAAATCAAGGACTTGTTTGTAATTCGTGCTTTACTAACCATCTTGCACTTGAACTTTTCGCCGATGTGATTTACGACTCTCAACTTTACGTAGAAAACTTTTCGCATTATCACACAACCATTCGCTGCCAGCTCGACGTAAGCGGATAGATTGGATTACAGCATCGGATGGCGCTAGACCAACGGGTAAACTACCGTATTGTAACGGAGTCTGACCTTGATGTTGATATCTTGGTGTCAATTGTCCACTATTCTGTTGCATTCTATTTCACACTGCTTGTCATATCTAGAACACATTTGTGTGCAGATGCACTGTTATAAAGCTTCTTTCTCATCCCTCACAAGATTACGCTAACGTTTGACGCTCGTTATAGTACATATAACAGAGCACATTG is drawn from Chrysoperla carnea chromosome X, inChrCarn1.1, whole genome shotgun sequence and contains these coding sequences:
- the LOC123302621 gene encoding stAR-related lipid transfer protein 13, which gives rise to MQQNSGQLTPRYQHQGQTPLQYGSLPVGLAPSDAVIQSIRLRRAGSEWLCDNAKSFLRKVESRKSHRRKVQVQDGGLVITARENQDNIDQDDVKLKCILPMDSSEHFQFDVDYPESPLTDTPPTYCFDNTHEHHTHHDNVKININDLSDNWQHQFKIKPRTRPLASLSCGQLHMLRKLANIKLKTILEEYCPTHRTGWNWELPKLKKKLKQSDFKDKKAFGVPLSILQQRNGKALPNGITAAISYLRDNAMEQIGLFRKSGVKSRIQKLKTIIENMSTHVDFSDQQAFDVADMIKQYFRELPEVLLTNKLSETLILIFQYVPLECRTEAVQWVLLLLPDENSEALQVLLDLLHDVSLYSHINQMTPSNLAVCLVPTLFHFRNTGGNTGTPSQQELEDNRAAHECLLHFIVHNTELFTITVDLVVQCHFNYLEDAVPVTLSNLGSNLNQDWKEYQELCMAALLKVAKEKSLGWVSIYNPYRPHIDISYKKVGDEHPLELWRVCTEVEAPPSEVLQRILTERTLWDETCISAHVVKRLDAETDVYQYVLDSEGIKPLFHRDFCVIRSWKTQLQKSACMIVETSVEHPDAPLSTGAVRGLILASRYLIEPCGSGKSRILYLARMDIKGKTLEWYKYFGHLCAIHINRLCQSFLHPSTIGPESKV